The sequence TAAAAGTGATTCATAAAATTGTTCTAGTGTGATGTCAGAgcttatcttttaattttcaattttctttcctttcccacCTGTCCTATATCAGAGCAAGTATCCCACCCTTTCTATAAACAGTATTCTTGCATGAACATTGTCCGATGGTAAGATTGCTTTCTTTGGCTTAAAAAATTATGACTACGCGATCTGGAAAGAGTTTTAGGGAAAGAATAACTGACAATAAATTTCAAGAACTATTTATTCGTATGGTAGAACAAGTGGAGTCTCCTACCGTTCAGGTTAACAATATTGTAGGTTAGGTTGGCAATATTGAAGCTCAGGTTAGCAATATTGAAGTATAAAGTTTTCAGTTTAATAGTTCTTCAATTACAATAAACAAGATGAGATTCCTGAAGCCAATGATgataaaaatcaaaagaaacagCCAGCAAAGACAACTGCTCTAATATCCTTTCCTATAACTCAGCAAACATCTAATTGGGTGAGAGATAGTTTCAGTCAACACAAGAATGTCACAATACTTTTTGAGGACATCACAAAAGGGTAAAGATTGAAGTACAAAATTTCGAAGGTAAGGTGAATCCAACCGAGTTTGGTAATTGGCTTTCTTCCattaaagaatattttgattAGTATAATATGGATGATGATCGAAAAATAAGATTTACTAGGATGAAACTAGTAGATCTTGCTAAATTTGATGGATGGGTGTTGAAGGACTTAAGAAAAGTGGTAGTTGGCAAGAGATAAAAGCTAAGCTTAGGGAAAAATACATGCCTACCAATTATTATGACAAATTATGTGAGCAAGCAATCAACTTGAAGCAAAAATAATGTGTCAGGTGCTGAATAATATGCAAAAGTTTGATGAATTGAAGACATGAAGCCAACTACTTGAAGATCCTAGGCAAACACTTGCAAGATTTAAATCTGGTTTGAGATCCACATTAGGAGGGAGCTGTTATGACAACCTATCTACAACTTGGAGCAAGCTTTTCAAGTTTCTTTGGATTTGGAGGAGTATGTTGGAAGTTTCAAAAGACTTGATGCAACATTGAATCAAAACATTGGAACTACAGCAAATCAACCATCTAAACAGCCCACAATGTCCAAGGAATCTACTTTTGATGCCGCTGATTTTAAAGAAAAGGGCTACAAATGTTTCAAGTGTGGACAGCCTGTTCATATGACATATAATTTTTCCAAGAAAAATTTACATCTTGgtagaaaatatgaaaaaaaataaataaataaaaaataaaaaataaaaaacacggAGATCAACAAATGGGAGAGGATGAAGAGAAATTTGACTATAGCATCTTTAATCCAGATGATTtggaataagataaaataaatgctTTGTTAATTACTGTTGTTAGACTTATTCTTTTAATATCAAATGATGAGAAGGAAGATTGAAAACGCAcatctatttttaaaatgttggtTCGTTGTGGAAATCAAGCACAAAAGCTTATCATTGATGGTGGTAGTAGTATGAATGTTGTTTCAACATCTATGGTAGAGCGATTAAAACTTCCTATTAAACCACATCAACATCCATACAAGATAACATGAATTGATAGTACTTCAATTCGTGTAACTTAACGCTGccttatttctttttcatgtgGAAGTTATAGTGATTCTATTTAGTGTGATGTTATTCCAATGAAAGCAACACATATTTTTCTTGGTTGTCCTTGGCTTTATGAGAGAGGTGTGTTTCACTGTGGAAGAGAAAACACTTACTCTTTCAGGTTCAATAATAGAAAAGTTGTGTTGAAACCTATGATGGTAGCTGAAATGAATAACTATAGAGTGGAAAAGCAAGGTAAAGTCTCAAACAACTCACAAAAGTCACAGCACATTCTCTCCAATAAAGAATTTGAAGAGAAAAGTGAGAAAAAGTTGATTTAAGGCTCAGGTTCTTCAACTACCAGATTTTACAAAAGATTTTGAAGTGGTATATGAAGCATCAAATGAGAAAACTGGAGGTACACTTACTCAAAAAGTACATCCTATTGATTTCTAAACCTGAATCTTTAATTGAACCTTTACCTACACCTGCACCACCTGTCATCTTACCCAAATCCCTACCCGAACCCTTACCTCCACAACCTAAATCCCTACCTGAACTTTTACCAACACAACCTGCCATGTTATCCAAATCCTTACCCAAACCCTTGCCTACACAACTTGTGACCATACTAGAACCCTTATCTACACAACTTGTCACCTTACCTGAACTCTTACCTACATAACTTGTCACCTTACTTAGACCACTACCTGCACAACCTAAATGTGTCAAGTTTGAATCATATCATTTGAATGAAGGGCTTTTGTTGACCTTGGATGTCCCTAATTTACTTGTCATGTCGTCCTCTTCATCAAGTTTGAGCTTATGTCgctgatgttattattttttattattatttttgaagttCGCTTGTTGCCTTATGATTTCAGCTTTAAACTCACAGGAGTCTTGTTCTCTAAGAGGGAGATAATGATAGAGAATGACTGAGATTACATAGGATTATAATTATTagggttttatgatttttaggaatttaatattattatgtttatttgatatttacagttttaatattattatgtttcttattattattttagtttccttaaGTTTTTAGGAAGGtttattatttggtttcttggttttattataaataggggTTTTTGTAACTCTTTTAGTgaagttaattaataatacaaatatttttctgagAATTATTTCTCTGATTTTGTGTGATACAACCAAACTTAGATGTGATGCCTAGGGTTTTTAGGAGTGATTCATAAAATTGTTCTAGTGTGATGCTAAAgcctatcttttaattttcagttttctttCATTCCCCACCCATCCTACATCACAAGGTTCACTTTTCCTGTGCTTGGAGATTTTATAAATGGTATATGAAAGAGGCTCGGACAAATAAATATCCTATTTGGACTACAATGTCTAAATCATTATGTTTGAAAATAGAAACACTTTGATTCAGCGAAGTATACCAGTGAAAGCAACTTTTTTGCAACAATATGTTGTACTTGTAGTGTTTGCCGTTGCTATTGCATTGGTAATACATGCAttaaatgaagaaaaaaggGTATGCTATAAGAGATAAAAGCCACCCAgcaaaacatatttttatatatgtaacatTCTAATCTTCCCATGTAACCTCAAAAATATGATACTGACTTTAACAATCTTATAGCACCAAGTAATTTTCTGTCAGACCAGTGGATTACGTTTTGATGAGTAGAATTCATTTCATTCCCTCCTAGTCCTAGATTATTTTAGACTTGGAATCTAGATCatatagaaaaagaacaaaatctaTCAACTATCTGTCTAGCTCGTTCTTGATTGAAAAATTGAAGTCCATGATTCAGCAAATTGAtagttcaacaaataaatataactaagcAGGACTCAATTTGTAAAGTAATAGCcgctgaaaaaataaaataaaaaagcaaagacTCTAGTTCGTACGTCACATTattaaaaacaagaacaaaacacaaaaaccatataagaaaaataaccaCACAAAAaccatataagaaaaataaccaTACACCTTTCATTTCCAAAAACATGTAAATTGCAAATTGCACTTGTTAATTACTAAATGACAAAGAAATCTCAACACAACTATAAACTCAAAGTTATCTTTTAAAGTAAAGGTCACATCTTTTAAGAACCAAAAATTTGGTAGCACTGAATCACTACAAgcatcaatttcaatttcactaAACAAAGTAACAAATTTGTAAGGAAAAATATTGATTGCTAGATTATCTCCTTAATCCAACTTTGTGTAACAAAATCCAAAGAAGAcacgtactttttttttttttccctccgcATTTCATCCTAACTCTGAGACGCAGCTTTAGAGCTCCGAAAATCTCTTTTCAACTCTGCAACTCTTTTCATACAAGCAGCTTTGGATTTCCCAGGCACAGAGGCCATAATCTTCTCCCACCTCATAGGAACATCCTTTGGAAACGCTTTCAATGCATTAAGCAAAGCAATGTCGTCTCCAGAGCTCCAACCATCACCACCTCCACCACCTCCTTCACTCTCTTCCCCGATTCCACCATTCTCAGCCATCAAATTTCCACCATTGCCCACATCCTCAATTCTCTTATCCACAGGCTTCCTCTTCTTCAGAAACTGTGAATACGAATCCTCATCACCGACTTTCTTCTCCCCCAATTCCTTTGCCTTCTTGATCACAGTCTCCACCTTATACCGACCCTGAAACGCTTCCGCAATCACCTCCCACCTCCTCGGCTTCCCTACAGGATGCTTCCGCAGCTGCTTCTTCAATATCTCTATATCTTCCTCAACCCACTCCTTCTCCTCTTCCTCCACAGAAGAAGAAGCAACAACCCC comes from Ziziphus jujuba cultivar Dongzao chromosome 6, ASM3175591v1 and encodes:
- the LOC107430435 gene encoding transcription factor MAMYB; this encodes MEFLDEDARPRFHLQSGAPASSNANDPQTQQTNLSKSFLFLTISVSFLLLGLSLFFLQSEPSKSLLIWIAFSVLLGPFAPISLTGGDIRVGQGPILEPSTETAQPDEETKRVSQKRSKSRRSDDVVIDSTPLMGNVDGSLRKEKKNEDYGGNSNGVVASSSVEEEEKEWVEEDIEILKKQLRKHPVGKPRRWEVIAEAFQGRYKVETVIKKAKELGEKKVGDEDSYSQFLKKRKPVDKRIEDVGNGGNLMAENGGIGEESEGGGGGGDGWSSGDDIALLNALKAFPKDVPMRWEKIMASVPGKSKAACMKRVAELKRDFRSSKAASQS